The Legionellales bacterium genome includes a window with the following:
- the coaE gene encoding dephospho-CoA kinase (Dephospho-CoA kinase (CoaE) performs the final step in coenzyme A biosynthesis.) — MTYLVGLSGGIGSGKSTVAGLFAERGIEVIDTDHIAREVVAPNSPALKKITDYFGPEIIQPNQHLNRSKLRDIIFNDDEKRVWLENLLHPLIGETTLLKTTSVKSPYCLILIPLLTNSPLRRALNYLITVESDETLQIKRASLRDQCTPEHIQKIIQSQPAKIYRLQEADSIIDNNQDIHHLIQQVEKLHQQLLILSR, encoded by the coding sequence ATGACATATTTAGTGGGCTTAAGTGGCGGTATTGGCAGTGGCAAATCCACTGTCGCCGGTTTATTTGCAGAACGTGGCATTGAGGTAATCGACACCGATCATATCGCCCGTGAAGTGGTCGCCCCCAATAGTCCCGCCTTAAAAAAAATTACCGATTATTTTGGACCTGAGATTATTCAACCCAATCAACATCTTAATCGTAGCAAATTACGCGATATTATTTTTAATGATGATGAAAAACGCGTGTGGCTAGAAAATTTATTACATCCCTTAATTGGAGAAACCACCTTATTAAAAACCACTAGCGTGAAAAGTCCTTATTGTTTGATTTTAATTCCCTTATTAACAAATTCACCATTACGCCGTGCCTTAAATTATTTAATCACTGTTGAAAGCGACGAAACCTTACAAATAAAACGCGCCAGCCTCCGCGATCAATGCACTCCTGAGCACATCCAAAAAATTATCCAAAGCCAACCTGCAAAAATTTATCGTTTACAAGAAGCCGATAGTATTATTGATAACAACCAAGATATACATCATTTAATTCAACAAGTCGAAAAGCTGCATCAACAATTATTAATCTTAAGCCGATAG
- a CDS encoding prepilin peptidase, producing MGLEFIEILQSHPFIFLLTVGIFSLLVGSFLNVVIHRLPLMLKRDWLKQCEEFLDELNQQPRTEPLNDTLQPYNLIVPASHCPHCHKAIRLIDNIPIVSFLFLRGKSACCKQPIALRYPLVELLTVIISLIVAWQFGATLACIFAIFFTWTLICLVFIDAEHQLLPDNITLVMLWLGLLLNIYGIFTDITSAVLGAILGYVSLWLVTWLFKLITGKIGMGHGDFKLLAMLGAWLGWQLLPFIILCSAFLGAVIGLSLIALRINKAHQPIPFGPYLALAGWVALLWGPAITQFYLQLYQF from the coding sequence ATGGGATTAGAGTTCATTGAAATTTTACAAAGCCATCCCTTCATTTTCTTGCTAACGGTGGGAATATTCAGTCTTCTTGTCGGCAGTTTTTTAAATGTAGTCATTCATCGATTACCGCTTATGTTAAAACGCGATTGGTTAAAACAATGTGAAGAATTTCTCGACGAATTAAATCAACAGCCGCGCACTGAACCACTCAATGATACTCTTCAACCGTATAATTTAATTGTACCTGCGTCGCATTGTCCCCATTGCCACAAAGCTATTCGATTAATTGATAATATTCCTATTGTGAGTTTTTTATTTTTAAGAGGAAAATCGGCGTGTTGTAAACAGCCTATTGCCTTGCGCTATCCTCTGGTTGAGTTATTAACTGTGATTATTTCTTTAATTGTTGCTTGGCAATTCGGCGCTACGCTGGCCTGTATTTTTGCTATTTTTTTTACGTGGACGTTAATTTGTTTAGTCTTTATTGATGCAGAACATCAATTATTGCCCGATAATATTACCTTAGTCATGTTGTGGTTGGGATTATTATTAAATATTTATGGGATTTTTACCGATATCACCAGCGCCGTATTAGGTGCAATCTTAGGCTATGTTTCGTTATGGTTGGTCACTTGGCTATTTAAATTAATCACCGGAAAAATTGGCATGGGTCATGGCGATTTTAAATTACTGGCGATGTTAGGTGCATGGCTCGGCTGGCAATTACTCCCCTTTATTATTTTATGCTCAGCATTCCTTGGCGCAGTAATTGGTCTTAGTTTAATTGCATTACGAATTAATAAAGCTCACCAACCGATTCCTTTTGGTCCCTATCTTGCGCTAGCGGGTTGGGTTGCATTATTATGGGGACCAGCGATCACACAATTTTATTTACAACTGTATCAATTCTAA
- a CDS encoding type II secretion system F family protein has translation MNAKKPAVKIVEFVWEGTNKNGAKVKGEINGTSIALIKAELRKQGILASKVKKKPTGLFAPAEKKITSRDLTVFTRQLATMIGAGIPLTQSFEIVGRGHENPSMQKLVIGIKNDIEAGCSLAEAFQKHPDHFNNLFCSLVYAGEQSGALESMLNRLALYKEKTESLKKKIKKALMYPIIVLVISLLVSAGLLIFVVPQFKEVFAGFGAELPALTQYVVVLSEWMQEYWYIFFGGVGAAVYAFMTAMKRSEKFAYAIDKYMLRAPIFGDLFNKAIIARYARTLSTTFAAGMPLVDALEAVAGAAGNRIFRDAIIQIRDKVTSGTQLQQAMRDSQLFPNMVIQMVAIGEESGALETMLTKVAEYYEELVDVAVDNLSTLIEPLVMVILAVIIGGMVVAMYLPIFQLGSVV, from the coding sequence ATGAATGCGAAAAAACCAGCTGTAAAAATAGTAGAATTCGTTTGGGAAGGCACCAATAAAAATGGCGCGAAAGTCAAAGGCGAAATTAATGGCACCAGTATTGCGTTAATTAAAGCAGAATTACGCAAACAAGGTATCCTGGCGAGTAAAGTAAAAAAGAAACCTACCGGCTTATTTGCACCCGCTGAAAAAAAAATTACGAGTCGAGATTTAACGGTATTTACCCGTCAATTAGCCACCATGATTGGCGCAGGTATTCCGCTCACTCAATCGTTTGAAATCGTGGGACGTGGGCATGAAAATCCCAGCATGCAAAAATTAGTCATTGGCATTAAAAATGATATTGAGGCAGGATGTTCGCTTGCAGAAGCCTTTCAAAAACATCCTGATCATTTTAATAATTTATTTTGTAGCTTAGTTTATGCGGGTGAACAATCTGGCGCGCTGGAAAGCATGTTAAATCGACTCGCCCTTTATAAAGAAAAAACGGAAAGCTTAAAAAAGAAAATCAAAAAAGCGTTAATGTATCCGATCATTGTTTTAGTTATTTCGTTATTAGTCAGTGCAGGGTTATTAATTTTTGTGGTGCCACAATTTAAAGAAGTGTTTGCGGGATTTGGTGCCGAATTACCGGCGTTAACGCAATACGTCGTGGTATTATCCGAATGGATGCAAGAGTATTGGTATATCTTTTTTGGTGGCGTGGGCGCTGCTGTTTATGCGTTTATGACGGCCATGAAACGTTCGGAAAAATTTGCTTACGCTATCGATAAATATATGCTCCGCGCTCCTATTTTTGGTGATTTATTTAATAAAGCAATTATTGCACGCTATGCGCGCACTCTTTCCACTACGTTTGCAGCCGGCATGCCATTAGTCGATGCCTTAGAAGCCGTAGCAGGTGCTGCCGGAAATCGAATTTTTCGCGATGCTATTATTCAAATTCGTGATAAAGTCACCTCGGGTACGCAATTGCAACAAGCCATGCGAGATTCACAACTATTTCCCAATATGGTGATTCAAATGGTCGCCATTGGTGAGGAATCGGGTGCTTTAGAAACCATGTTAACCAAAGTTGCCGAATATTATGAAGAATTGGTGGATGTGGCCGTGGATAATTTAAGCACCTTGATTGAACCGTTAGTTATGGTTATTTTAGCAGTCATCATTGGCGGCATGGTCGTTGCCATGTATTTGCCTATTTTCCAATTAGGCAGCGTGGTTTAA
- the pilB gene encoding type IV-A pilus assembly ATPase PilB produces the protein MSTPSKVSYSGLARRLVLDGLLDENQAKEAAKDASQAHVPFVTYLVSKKILAATQIAHAAATDFGVPLIDIEHFDHEAIPKTLVEEKLIRKHHALPLFQRGNRLYVALSDPTNLNALDEIKFHTGINTYSVLVEEDKLTKLIEEILTQQEDTSFSGFDDESLDDLNIEEENESEQEVNATDANDAPIVRFVNKVLLDAINKGASDIHFEPYEKNYRVRFRIDGILYEIANPPINLASRITARLKVMAKLDISERRIPQDGHIKMKLSRRRSVDFRVNTTPVTYGEKVVLRILDASQSQVGIDKLGYEDFQRELFMNAIHRPQGLVLVTGPTGSGKTVSLYTALNILNTTERNISTAEDPVELPLEGINQVQVNPKTGFTFALALRAFLRQDPDVIMVGETRDLETAEICIKASQTGHLVLSTLHTNSAPETLTRLANMGIPGYNIATSVSLIIAQRLARRLCEHCKQPMELPPPEILLREDFLPEEANDPNLLLYKPVGCDRCTNGYSGRLGIYEVMLITEGVSRIIMDGGNSIQIRDKAVEEGLQTLRRSALIKTMQGITSLAEANRVTKD, from the coding sequence ATGTCGACACCATCCAAAGTTTCTTATAGCGGACTCGCACGCAGGCTCGTGCTGGATGGTCTGTTAGATGAAAATCAAGCCAAAGAAGCCGCCAAAGATGCCAGCCAAGCGCACGTCCCTTTTGTCACCTATCTAGTCAGTAAAAAAATTCTCGCCGCCACTCAAATTGCTCACGCCGCCGCGACGGATTTTGGCGTGCCATTAATTGATATAGAACATTTTGATCACGAGGCAATTCCAAAAACCTTAGTCGAAGAAAAACTCATTCGCAAGCATCATGCTCTACCGCTTTTTCAGCGCGGCAATCGTTTATACGTCGCTTTATCCGATCCCACTAATTTAAATGCTTTAGATGAAATTAAATTTCATACTGGAATTAATACTTATAGTGTTTTAGTTGAAGAAGATAAATTAACCAAATTAATTGAAGAAATTTTAACTCAACAAGAAGATACTTCATTTTCAGGATTCGACGATGAGTCGCTCGACGATTTAAATATTGAAGAAGAGAATGAAAGCGAACAAGAAGTTAATGCTACCGATGCCAATGACGCGCCCATTGTACGTTTTGTCAATAAAGTATTACTCGATGCCATTAATAAAGGCGCATCCGACATTCATTTTGAACCTTATGAAAAAAATTATCGCGTTAGATTTCGCATTGATGGTATTTTATATGAAATTGCCAATCCTCCGATTAATTTAGCATCTCGCATTACCGCTCGCTTAAAAGTGATGGCAAAACTCGATATTTCTGAACGCAGAATTCCCCAAGATGGTCACATCAAAATGAAATTATCACGGCGACGTTCCGTGGATTTTCGGGTGAATACCACCCCGGTTACGTATGGTGAGAAAGTGGTATTGCGGATTTTAGATGCTTCACAATCACAAGTCGGCATTGATAAGTTAGGCTATGAAGATTTTCAACGCGAACTGTTCATGAATGCCATCCATCGCCCACAAGGATTAGTGTTAGTGACTGGCCCCACAGGAAGTGGTAAAACCGTGTCGCTCTATACGGCGTTAAATATTTTAAATACCACGGAGCGTAATATTTCCACGGCAGAAGATCCCGTTGAATTACCGCTGGAAGGAATTAACCAAGTGCAAGTCAATCCCAAAACCGGATTTACTTTTGCACTCGCACTTCGCGCCTTTTTACGCCAAGATCCCGATGTCATCATGGTGGGGGAAACCCGTGATTTAGAAACCGCAGAAATTTGTATTAAAGCCTCGCAAACCGGACATTTAGTGTTATCCACTTTACACACCAATAGCGCACCTGAAACACTCACCCGTTTAGCGAATATGGGAATACCAGGTTACAACATTGCCACCTCAGTTTCTTTAATTATTGCCCAACGATTAGCACGCCGATTATGCGAGCATTGCAAACAACCCATGGAATTACCCCCACCAGAAATTTTACTGCGCGAAGATTTTTTACCCGAAGAAGCCAATGATCCTAATTTATTATTATATAAGCCCGTGGGCTGCGATCGCTGCACCAATGGTTACTCAGGGCGATTAGGAATTTATGAGGTGATGTTAATCACCGAGGGTGTCAGCAGAATTATTATGGATGGCGGAAACTCCATTCAAATTCGTGATAAAGCGGTTGAAGAAGGCCTGCAAACCTTACGTCGTTCGGCATTAATTAAAACGATGCAAGGTATTACTTCTTTAGCAGAAGCCAACCGAGTAACGAAGGATTAA
- a CDS encoding prepilin-type N-terminal cleavage/methylation domain-containing protein, giving the protein MTKQSGFTLIELMITVAIVGILAAIAIPAYQNYMIRARFSEITLSMAPYKVAVAECVQDLGTLTGCSGGTNGIPANITAAEGGITSLTVADGVITVVPVAQNGILATDTLVATPVVTAGNRVNWGLTGGSVTNGYVKQ; this is encoded by the coding sequence ATGACGAAGCAATCTGGTTTTACACTGATCGAACTCATGATTACCGTGGCCATCGTGGGCATTCTCGCCGCTATCGCCATTCCTGCTTATCAAAACTACATGATCCGCGCCCGTTTTTCGGAAATTACGCTCTCAATGGCTCCGTATAAAGTCGCCGTTGCCGAATGCGTGCAAGATCTTGGCACCTTAACCGGTTGCAGCGGTGGTACCAATGGTATTCCTGCTAATATTACCGCAGCTGAAGGTGGAATCACTTCATTAACCGTTGCGGATGGGGTGATAACCGTAGTACCTGTTGCGCAAAATGGCATATTAGCCACTGATACCTTAGTTGCCACTCCCGTTGTAACTGCCGGTAACCGCGTCAACTGGGGATTAACGGGTGGATCAGTCACTAATGGTTATGTTAAACAATAA
- a CDS encoding integration host factor subunit beta encodes MNKRELVQVISQRCPELSEQKSDQLINSILEKIISSLNDKQRVEIRGFGIFSLRQWGPRHARNPVTGESWRTPSVYAVHFKPGKELKERVNHLQRSDA; translated from the coding sequence ATGAATAAGCGAGAATTAGTTCAAGTCATCAGTCAACGTTGCCCAGAATTATCAGAACAGAAAAGTGATCAGTTAATTAACAGTATCTTAGAAAAAATTATCAGCTCCTTGAACGATAAACAACGAGTGGAAATTCGCGGTTTTGGGATATTTTCCTTGCGGCAATGGGGACCTCGTCATGCCCGCAATCCAGTGACTGGCGAATCCTGGCGCACACCTTCGGTATACGCTGTTCATTTCAAACCAGGAAAAGAACTCAAAGAGCGTGTCAATCATTTGCAACGTAGCGATGCGTAA